From Arachis stenosperma cultivar V10309 chromosome 2, arast.V10309.gnm1.PFL2, whole genome shotgun sequence, one genomic window encodes:
- the LOC130961144 gene encoding exopolygalacturonase-like, whose translation MEDMIRWMLLILFSLIFIAEARRESKVFNVKSYGAVANGNTDNSVAFLKAWNDACNWNGKAQVFIPKGTYMLNSIVFKGPCKAFRMGFVIKGILKAPPYPSLFNTDKWIGFLYVNKLTLSGGGTLDGQGASSWPHHNCNKNPHCPTLPITVRFDFINNGKIHDLKSINPKGGHFMIFGSENVKLERLKISAPGDSPNTDGIKIGESNNINITSATIATGDDCIAMISGAKNISIFGVHCGPGHGISVGSLGKNDGEKDVQNIVVKNCTFNGTSNGLRIKTWAASLSKPLRASNFLFQDIFMDKVFSPIIIDQAYCPSHGCSNQVASSVQISDVTYKNIKGSGSSEIGIELNCSKRKPCQNITRVDINLRPYGGKGQLKSLSSFVNGACYGQQIPPSCIG comes from the exons atggaggaTATGATAAGATGGATGCTTCTcatattattctcacttatttTTATTGCAGAAGCACGTCGCGAAAGCAAGGTTTTCAATGTTAAAAGCTATGGAGCAGTTGCTAATGGCAATACTGATAATAGTGTG GCATTTTTGAAAGCATGGAATGATGCATGCAATTGGAATGGAAAGGCACAAGTATTTATTCCAAAAGGAACATATATGCTGAATTCAATTGTGTTCAAAGGGCCATGCAAGGCTTTTAGGATGGGTTTTGTTATAAAAGGGATTTTGAAGGCACCACCATATCCATCTTTATTCAACACTGATAAATGGATTGGTTTTTTGTATGTTAACAAACTCACATTGAGTGGTGGTGGCACATTGGATGGTCAAGGAGCTTCTTCATGGCCTCACCATAATTGCAACAAGAATCCACATTGCCCAACTCTTCCTATA ACAGTGAGGTTTGACTTCATCAACAATGGTAAAATCCATGACTTGAAATCAATTAACCCTAAAGGTGGACACTTTATGATATTTGGAAGTGAAAATGTGAAATTGGAAAGGCTAAAGATATCAGCACCTGGGGATAGCCCTAACACTGATGGCATCAAAATTGGTGAATCCAATAATATAAACATCACAAGTGCTACTATAGCCACTGGTGATGATTGCATTGCTATGATTTCTGGTGCTAAGAACATTAGCATCTTTGGTGTTCATTGTGGCCCTGGTCATGGAATTAGTGTTGGAAGCCTTGGAAAAAATGATGGAGAAAAAGATGTTCAAAACATTGTTGTGAAGAATTGCACATTTAATGGTACTAGTAATGGCCTTAGAATCAAAACTTGGGCTGCTTCTTTGAGTAAACCTCTTAGGGCTTCTAATTTTCTCTTTCAAGACATTTTCATGGATAAAGTTTTTAGTCCCATTATCATTGATCAAGCTTATTGTCCAAGTCATGGTTGTAGCAATCAG GTGGCTTCAAGTGTTCAAATCAGTGATGTGACATACAAGAACATTAAAGGAAGTGGAAGTTCTGAGATTGGAATAGAATTGAATTGCAGCAAAAGGAAGCCATGCCAGAACATAACAAGGGTGGACATAAATTTGCGGCCTTATGGTGGCAAAGGACAACTCAAGTCTTTGTCTTCATTTGTCAATGGTGCTTGTTATGGCCAACAGATTCCTCCATCTTGTAttggttaa